The DNA segment CCGGATGCCCCGTACACGCACTGGAAGCAGACGGTGTTTTACTTCGACGACTATCTGACGGTGAAGAAGGGCGAGGAGATTCAGGGCACGTTCAAGATGAAGCCGAACGTGCGCAACAACAGGGATCTGGACTTTACCATCGATCTGCACTTTAAGGGCGAGCTGTCCCAGGTGGACGAAAAGAATCATTATCGGATGCGCTAGAGCGGTTGGTGCGATATCCGTCAGcagaagtaaaaacaaaaaagcccaCCACCATATAACCCGCAGAACTTCCCCTCACCCCAATCTTCACAGTATCCACTCTGCCGCCCGGCAAGGCGCGAACGGAGACGAGCAAAAGGGTTCGGAACGGAGGACGACTCGTATAATATCAAACCATTTTTCGCGATTTCGCCTGCGCTATCCAACAAACCTGTGGTGCCCCCATTCCACTGGCCAAGTGTTTTACCGTGTGTGATACGATAGTTTTAATACTCGTTAGCATACACCACAGTATCAGTCCGCGTGGCCCCGCGTCCCCACACGCCACTGCGTGCCGGAAGCGCTGGACTTTCGCGAGGAACGTGTTTTATGTTGTCTGAACTCCATACAGAAGacaacggcggcggcggctccATCACCCTACACACCTATGCGCGTTCGCAAGCAGCTGCTGCACTTACTGCAGCGGCGCGTAGTAAAATTAAGTGAAACAACCACAACACAATATTGACCATTGTATCCGAATGTGAAGTAACGCAGAATCTAGGCATGGAAAAGGAGAAGGAGGGTGCAGACACACAGTTAAAATATACCGAACGAATTGATGATAACTGGACATGTGGTTGGCGTGTTGTTGGTTCTTTCTGTGCCATTTTGGGGGAAACAACGCTTTGGGAGCATAACTTTAACAACATTATATTAgcacttgtttttgttttcaatcacCCTAAAGCACGCTGCAGACCGTTCCGCCGTTAAGCGCTACCCAAGCGATAAGCGATCTTCCAGCAACAACCCACGCTTTAGAAGCAGCAGTGTTGGTAAAACGGTCCGAAACAGGGATAGCCCCACACCCGCATGAACCTCATCGCCTCTCCGCTATCGCTATACGCTATTTGTCATGCGTCACGCTGCTGGCCGCGGTCGTTGTCGAGGAGGATTTGCCTTCCTTGTCCTTCATCTTTAAATCGCTCATcagattgtttttcttttcggttAGCTGCTGTTTGCGGTCCTGAAAGTCTTGCTTCTTTTCCGCTATCTTCTCCTGGATGTTTTCCTTCTTGTCTTTGTACATCTGCACCAGCCGTGCCTTCGAGGGTATCGGCTTGATGTAGCCCCACTGTTCAAGGTATTTGATCGAAACGGTTGTGCCGCCTGTTGGATGGGTGAAAAGAAATAATTCGGTAAAAGAGGCTTCATTTAGCTGTGCAGCACGTGTAGTAACCCCTTACCCAGCGTAACGGTGTACCGCGCCGGGGTAGCTATTTTGTACAGCAGGTAGGCGATGGCAATGTGCCCCAGGCTGGAGTCACGCACCGGGTTGATCAGCTTCTCGGACACGCCGAGCGATTCCAGGATTGCGATCACGTCGACGCCACTGGTCGAGGCGTAATAGAAACCACCGAACCACATTACCGACGTGAGACAGTGCACCGGTACGAGCACGTACCAGTACTCCTTGTACATCTTCTTGAACCGCGCAAAAAGACCAAGCTTCTCCGGCGTGGCTGGGTCGGCCAGTGGGTCGACgctttcctgctgctgttcgttcgGCGGATCTTTCTGCCGCCGCAGTGAGTCGCCATTGGTGAAGGAGCGTACCAGCAACCCGTTTGGGGGGACACACGTACTCCATATGTGAcacggttgctgctgtttcgtTCGATATCGATCGTTGTTGTGATACAATGCACCAGAGGCTGCGTATCTGCCCAATGCACCGTACGACGACGACAGGTGCCGTGGTGCAATGTTGAACAGCTTCACGGAAGTTGATTTCGGTACCTTGAGCGCATCAAGCGACGACCAGCGGGCCATACGTAGAGCTATCGCGGCCATGACGGATGTATTTGCActgctttctttttcgttgGTCTGGGTCGATTCAGTCGGGAACAGCACGGTCACGTTTCAGAATTGGTCCGGATGATGCTTGACCATACTTTGCTAGCGTACGGTGCCCACAATTTACGCAGTACTGAAAAGCGCGCCCGATGCAGGAAGCACGGTGGGGATAAGGAATGTTGAAAATAGGCTGGTTTTGTAATCGGACGGATTATATTTACGCTTATGGGTGGGATGCGCTCGTCGTTGTTATCCCTTCTCCCCGAAAGCCGTGAAATCGCATgcactttctttttgtttgcggGTTTGTTATGACAGCAGCAGGCCATTTTCGCCCGTTTGCATAACTGGGCGGGCGAAAACCAACGGCTGTCACGCAGCTGTCAGTGGCATCGCATAACAAAATCAGCTGTGTGCATTTTGTGCTGCACGTACTTTTCCCCGTACCCGTGGAcgctggcttttttttttaacgtgtTGTAATGTAAAACCATAATTTTTACAACTCCCCCAACTGCTCCCCGGTGCACTGCAGGATGAACGGAAACGGTGGGCACCGGAGCAAGTTCGGCTCGCTGATAGGCGTGCTGTACGTCGGCCACACGAGCTGCAAGTGTTTGGTAAGCTGATGTCCTTACCCCACACCCAAGCATCCTTTCTGGCGTCACCGTTCAAGGATAAGTGTGGCGTCGCGTATTGATTTTCATCTAAAACTACTTTTCCTTACGCGCAGATTTACGCAACCAGAAATGCGGAGGTGCTCACGTGCCACGAGTCGTCGCTCGAACCGTTGTCGCCCCAGGCCGGGTGGGTCGAGTTTGAACCGTTGGCCCTGTGGGCGACGGCACGCGTGTGCCTGGAGACGGCGGTACAGAATCTGATCATACTGGACATCAACCCGCACGACATTGTGGCGGTCGGGGTGTGCAATCAGCGCGAGACGACGGTGCTGTGGGACCGCACCACGGGCAAACCGCTGTGCAATGCGATCGGCTGGTGCGACACGCGCACCTCGAGCGTGGTCGGAAGCATCCTGCAGCGTGTGCGGGGCAAGAAGCACTACCTCAAGTCGGTGTGCGGGCTGACGGTGAGCAACTGCTTCAGCGCCGTCAAACTACGCTGGATGATGGAGCACGTCGACGGGGTGCAGCGGGCGATGGACGAGGGGCGGGCCGCGTTCGGCACGCTGGACAGCTGGATCATCTGGATGCTGACGGGGGGCGTCGAGGCCGGCATTCACGTGACGGACGTGACGAACGCTTCGCGGACGATGCTGATGAACCTGGAGCGCCGCGTGTGGGACGAAAGGCTGTGTCGATTCTTTCGCATTCCAAGCAACATTCTGCCGGAGATTCGAAGCTGCTCGGAGGTGTACGGATACATTAACGAGGGCCCGTTGAGCGGGACGCCGATCGCAAGTGTATGGTTtaggagttttttgtttggaccATATCAGCACCGTTCCCATTTGCTCAttgcttttcccttcttttgcAGTGCCTGGGCGATCAGCAGGCTGCCCTGCTCGGGCAAATGTGTCTGGGCGCGGGGCAAGCCAACTGCACCATCGACGAAGGCATGTTCGTGCTGTTTAACACTGCCCGGGAGATCATCGATTCCGACCATGGGCTGCTTTCGACCGTGGCCTTTCAGCTTGGACCCCGTGCCGACCCGCACTACGCACTGGAAGGTGCGATCGCCCATGCCGGTTCTTCGATCGGTTGGTTAAAGCGTACGCTCGCCCTGGACCCGGTCGCATCCGATGCGATGAACAGCAGCGCCAGCGCACTGTTTCCCGACGGCCCTGCCAATACTCAGCTGATGGCTTCTTTCTGCTCGGCCGTCAGTTCCCCGGTTCCGCCGTACGGCGAGACGAAAACGCTCGCCGGTGGCGGCGTCGGCCAACGGGGTGGTGTCATTTTCGTACCTGCATTCAGTGGATATTACACGCCGTACTGGCGGTACAAAGCGCGGGGCATGATGTTCGGCATAACGCTGCAAACGACGCCGCAGCAGATCCTGGCCGCCGCCCACGAAGCGATCTGCCACCAGGTGCGCGAAGTGCTGGAATCGCTCGCTAAGGATTGTCCCACGTGGCCCCGGCTGGCGAAGCTTACCGTCGGGGGCGATCTCAGCGAACAGCGGGCGCTGGTGCAGCTGCTATCGGATCTGAACGGGGTGCTGGTGGAGCGGCCGCAAACATCGACACCGGCCTGCCTCGGGGCAATGCTCGCCGCCGGGCTGGCCACCGAAATACTGTCCATCGATCAGTTTCGCCAGAACTGTGTGCCACCGATCGATTTGTTCAGTACAGCGTTTAATTCTAGTCGTAAGTTCTTACATACACTGCTTAGCGTCGAGATGCAATGCGAATGAATTGTAAACGTTTCgctctttttccctccccccacAGAAAGGGATATGAAGTTCCGCCGTTGGAAAATGGCTGTCGATCGGTGTTTAAACTTCGATTCCGTGTCGGATAGCGACCCGGTGAAGCTGATCGGCGACGGACGCGATCCGGATTCGTACGTGCGCTGCTCGATCCCCGGGTCGGTCTTTATCGTTTCGTCGTTCGTGCTTATTGTGGCCGCCCAGCTGATGAAACAGCACGGGTTCGCGTAGCTCCGTTGCGCCTGGGTGTGTCTGTGGAATGCCGTCGTGTGGATGGTCCTGCCTCGGTCCTGCCAATCGCGCAAGTTACCAGATCGAGGTAGTATTAGGCGCTGTGTAGCTTTGTTCCTGACCGGTTCGTTGTTTGTTACCGAGCACAAATTTGATGACACACTCTTTCGTGTACGCTTGCAGCAAAATATGACAAGTGAAAGTAAtcgaaaaaaatcgataaaataaaacccGTTTGTTGCTGAAAtttctccgttttttttcgcccaCAACCTcgaaaattatttgaaaattaatttgaacACTGATTTACACTAAAAAACTGCTTTGCCAGCTACAGTTCAAACACGAAAAGATGTCGACCGTTAACCTGATTAGCACCATTGGCAACGtctaatttaatttcttctaaTTCGCAGCTACGGCGCTACGGAAGAATCTTCCTCGCTGTATGCGCGTAATGATGAGCCAGGCGGACGATGAGAACCCCTCAATTGAGCATGGTGAAGAATGCAGACGGCGCGCTAGACCCACTATTTGTTCTAGTGCAACAaacggggtttgttttttcgcgATCGACCGATCGAACTGTGATTGATTTTGTCCGATTGCTCCGGCAGCAAGACTAATGGGCTGTTGTTCCTGGCTCATTATTCGAATGTAACATCTTGTTTCCTGTTGCCTTGTCGCTTGTCGATCAGCCCAGGTACGCTTGTTATGCTGAACGATAATCCCGCACAGCGAGATGATCTTTCCCACCTTTTGCGAGACGCGCTCACGCCCAACCCCCGCGAACGTTCCAGCGAGCCTCGATCTAATttaccgtaacattgttagaTGCTGTATCCAATGGCTTGAAATCGGTAAACActggccacacacacacacacacacacatagccaTACGGTCGTTCGGTTGATCGTGCCAAGCGCCCGCTCCACGTGTAGGATCAACCCGCGCTTGGGAGAAAATGAAGAGTTTGATAGACGCATGAACAGAAAACGATGACGTTATTGTTTCTtgctgcattttttgttttgtttaaaaagcTTTGTACACTGGGCCAACGTACATGGAgttagaattaaaaaaaaaaacaaaacaatttttttgtgcgtgtggCTTGAATGGTTTTTACACACCTCGTGTAAAAGGGGATGCTTTCCTTTTGCCCAGTTGAACCCCGTGCTCGTGCGGGAGTCCAGGGAGTCCAGTggcttacaaaaaaaaaaaaaaaaaaaaaaaaataggtaCCGTAAAATTTGGCCCGCTTTCAATAAGCTTGTGTGGGGGGAGCAGGCTGGAACGCTCTAATGCGTGGCTGTCGTTTTCACCGGTTAtacattgtttttattgctccCTCCCACTGGGTACGCGCAGTTATATTGGCAATAGAAATTAAAAACGGGCCGAGCGAGTGAATTACCGAACCGGTAGCCGGCCAGCCAGCCCGGGAGCTGAAGACTGAAGCCTAGAACGGGTTCGATTTTTCGCATTCGCGATTCGAGCGAAAGCGTGTGGAGCATTTGAAGCACAAAATTTCGACGATAATTATGACGGCCGGCAGGAAGGCAAAAGTAGATCCCTGCCACCAATGGATGGGTGCGCCGGGGCCTCAGGAAAGTATGTTAATTCACTTCCATCTTTGGAGCacgcgcccgtgtgtgtgtgcgtggccTTTATCCCGTGCAGTGTAATAGTTCGGATACTAAGCCATGTGTCCAGCTGAGAAGAGAAGGGAAACGAGAACATAGCAAACGGACCCGAAACGGGAGTGTTATCGGAAAATTGAAAAGTAGGACACGTGCCACGCATTTGTTGATAGCGGCGATCCATTTTCCGGATGCTCTAATAATGGTAGCTACCGATTGATCTCACCACGAGGGTGACGAAGTCTGATGGACTGAACGGAATATAGCAAAGATAGCTTAAAACAAATCTTCAAAAAACTATATGATGCTGCGAATAAACATTCTAGCAGACAATCACACATCACCCACAGAATTTTGCCACAAAATCGCCTCGGTCTGTTCCTCAATTCAATCTTGCTCGCACAGAAGCTGCGATTATTGAGCGAAGAAAATCGGCTGAAAACTATTAGCCAGTTGGAGAGAACTATTAGCTTCGTCCACTTATCGTTCGGTTCGACCGATCGCTCGTTCGATCGATAGATCGTATAGAAACCGTTGTAACCATACGATACGATTACAGCGGACCGCTAGACTGCGTCCATTATCGCTTGATAACTGTACAGCGGCTTGCGGATGGACACGCTTCAGCCATTAGTATCGATTTGGAGGAATTCGGGTCCGAACCCCGCTTCGGTCGTTGCAACCAAGGTACGGCTTGGGgtggaattgtttttttttattattaaaattgcATCCACATTCTCCTGCACCAGATTAAGCGCCAGTATCGTATATAATGGCTTCATATAAAAACGGGTTTGATGGTTGTGATAAATTCGTTAGCCCCTAAAACGAGGAAAGTAGGTTgatgaaaatgtaataaaacttaCGCACCCAGTCTAAGCCGGTTTGTAGGGACGCGTGAACTCATTCTAGGGGAAGTAAATGTATAGCTAATTGAGTTTAAAGTGTGActaattttcacttttcatctcAACCATTCATCCCCCCGCGATGATTGTGGCAAACAAAtagctggtggtggttgctgATCCGATCTAGCACTTGATCTAGCGGTGGCGATAATCTCAATATCTAATAATGGGAATTTAATCAGACCACAGTGCCCAAGACTGGAGCGGCCGGTATGCATTTCCCCTTGGTGGTTCCTTCCTTTAAACCCAATGGTTGGCGGGAACTGGCGAGCATTATTGGAAGCAACTGGAAGGAACTTTCTCTCCCTGCCCCAGCTCCCTGCGCTTGAGGGCTAATCAGGTTGTTAATTTTACCattgtgtggtttgttttttctctctatctgaTTTTACCTTTTCGCTTTTGTGCGTTTTTAATATCGTTTCAATTTCGTTGCTGCGGCAAATCAAAAGTGTATGAGTGATCGCTGTGCTTCCGATCTTGCAAGGAGGGCGAAAGCCTGCGCAAAAGCCTGTGGCAGTAAATTGGGTATCCATTTGCCCCTAGCGCACACACAATTTCGGTATGACAAAATCCGGCGAGGCAAGGAACGGTTCCGCCTGCCCGGCGCGAAACAAAAGTGAAACTCTTCCCGCCGCGGACTGCCGGGCTCGCTTGAGCAAACACAGCAAGAGCAGAAAACGATACCTTCCCGGTGCAATGGCACTCCGATGCTCCGGATTAGCGGTCGTGCATGAAAAAAAGTCGTTAACATAatttgttgtgtatgtgtgtgtgtgtctctctatGTAATCACAGAATGACGCGAAATGACGGCCACGGCCAAGCCCATCAAACAGCGCCGTCGCGGTACGGCGCTAACGGGAAGCTTAGCGATACCAGTGCCCGTCCGTCCGTCGCCCAAGTGCAACGGATCTGTCGCCAAGTGTCGCACAAGATTGGGATATAAATCGAACTGTTAGTGGTGGGAACGGTGGAGGGAAATAGTAAAAGGTTACTATCAATTCTCCAAACACACTGCGTACGGTAGGTGCGCGTTGGCCGTTgagggggattttttttatcgtatcgTAGAGTATGATGGTAGCGAATTAAATGCTCCATGATGGGGTTTCGTGGAAAGCGAGTTTCCACGGCATGGTTGGTTTGGTGGATATCATCAGCCGTTTGTGAACGATTTTAGttacaggattttccaagTCATCGAATGTGCACATTATTATTCAACGccttcaagatgtttttcaacagctgtcaaatggctTATTTGATTCATAATGAAATTCCAGATTTTacatatgattttcaacacacaacaaagaactgtcaaactcaatcctgcttgagacgtgttgaaaatcatgctgaagaaattaaaaattatgatgatggaaatgaaatatcagattcacgtggattaacatcttgcacgcggtgaataacaacgtttGCATTCGAGACTGactgggaaaataaattaaaaagctttattttatattatttgaagcattatttgagttttgttttcacttttcattgtttttttgattgttttgtttacttttacactacattttttgtgttcttttgtttgatttatttatatagTTCAgttcctttttatctttttttcataTAATCATTAaagtatttattaatttattcaaatcctagttttgtgtgattatatatttttaaatttcttacaATTCTTATTCCTTATTTATTCTGGTATTTGCTTTATTCGTATTGGGCTGTATTCttcatgttttaatttaacttcTTTGTTCACTTTTTTTAGAACTAGTTTACGTATTTGTGGAGCTGATTTTTACAATTCAGCTTCAAGCATTGCtcctctttaaaaaaataatattcatattatttttatggaTATAAATTTGAAACATGACCGAAAATGATGCAATATGGGTTcaagtgaaacaaaatgatTTAACTTTGTTGCAAACCAAATAAGAGCATCTCCAGATAGAGAACAAGCGCCACCAATAAGTTAGCCACCAGCATTAGATATGACATGGTGTTTTCCTCAGTTTTCTGGAGTACACAGAAGGTGTgagatgaaaatcaattttggCATATCTTTCTCTCATTTTTCCCCCGGGTTCTGTGCGGTTTTTCTTGCCTGTGTTTCCGCCACGGTTCagtatctttttttattatcaatgGCAACCAAACCAACCGCCTTACCAAACCTCTCACGGTTGAGGTTAGCTTCCACCGACCTTCCCCCTTACCTTGTGTCC comes from the Anopheles coluzzii chromosome 2, AcolN3, whole genome shotgun sequence genome and includes:
- the LOC120948331 gene encoding uncharacterized protein C18orf19 homolog A, whose product is MAAIALRMARWSSLDALKVPKSTSVKLFNIAPRHLSSSYGALGRYAASGALYHNNDRYRTKQQQPCHIWSTCVPPNGLLVRSFTNGDSLRRQKDPPNEQQQESVDPLADPATPEKLGLFARFKKMYKEYWYVLVPVHCLTSVMWFGGFYYASTSGVDVIAILESLGVSEKLINPVRDSSLGHIAIAYLLYKIATPARYTVTLGGTTVSIKYLEQWGYIKPIPSKARLVQMYKDKKENIQEKIAEKKQDFQDRKQQLTEKKNNLMSDLKMKDKEGKSSSTTTAASSVTHDK
- the LOC120948329 gene encoding glycerol kinase 3 — encoded protein: MNGNGGHRSKFGSLIGVLYVGHTSCKCLIYATRNAEVLTCHESSLEPLSPQAGWVEFEPLALWATARVCLETAVQNLIILDINPHDIVAVGVCNQRETTVLWDRTTGKPLCNAIGWCDTRTSSVVGSILQRVRGKKHYLKSVCGLTVSNCFSAVKLRWMMEHVDGVQRAMDEGRAAFGTLDSWIIWMLTGGVEAGIHVTDVTNASRTMLMNLERRVWDERLCRFFRIPSNILPEIRSCSEVYGYINEGPLSGTPIASCLGDQQAALLGQMCLGAGQANCTIDEGMFVLFNTAREIIDSDHGLLSTVAFQLGPRADPHYALEGAIAHAGSSIGWLKRTLALDPVASDAMNSSASALFPDGPANTQLMASFCSAVSSPVPPYGETKTLAGGGVGQRGGVIFVPAFSGYYTPYWRYKARGMMFGITLQTTPQQILAAAHEAICHQVREVLESLAKDCPTWPRLAKLTVGGDLSEQRALVQLLSDLNGVLVERPQTSTPACLGAMLAAGLATEILSIDQFRQNCVPPIDLFSTAFNSSQRDMKFRRWKMAVDRCLNFDSVSDSDPVKLIGDGRDPDSYVRCSIPGSVFIVSSFVLIVAAQLMKQHGFA